A single Schistocerca piceifrons isolate TAMUIC-IGC-003096 chromosome 6, iqSchPice1.1, whole genome shotgun sequence DNA region contains:
- the LOC124803365 gene encoding dynactin subunit 2-like: protein MADPKYADLPGIAYDQPDVYETSDLPESDQNAAYYEEESDSIERLHISANEAFTKFNRSVLDTNNVDFSDTVRKTLRTGYNSRLNELELAGMGEKETPFQKYERLQYEMKELLEEISQIQESLKDAPEQQQPYSQLAGRMEHVCSQMAEVHLEEALGSQLVSNLSDPHNMQHKKLLAKLEGLCQTNADATKVKTNKEDQSISENDSNGLLYQLTYQPEQARLAHTSRIADLDQRLHRLETVLGPEPVKAVGLTTQDIGGHRDAPNGLLEITQQLSARVALLDNSRLDLAESRLAALSAKMDALAEKGQTATQSADRDAKIMELYDLVKKSGDMSQMLPQIVDRMLALETLHHQAVDFSKSLGQLELIQQQITTTLQNNEDLIKQVQQTFSQNLESIKKNLGNLDARVDALKKK, encoded by the coding sequence ATGGCAGATCCAAAGTATGCTGACTTGCCCGGCATTGCATATGATCAGCCGGACGTTTACGAAACAAGCGATCTACCAGAATCTGATCAGAATGCTGCGTATTACGAGGAAGAGAGTGATTCAATCGAACGCCTCCACATCAGTGCGAATGAAGCTTTCACGAAATTTAATAGGAGCGTGTTGGATACCAATAATGTTGATTTCTCAGATACAGTACGGAAAACTTTGAGAACTGGATATAATTCAAGATTGAATGAGTTGGAGCTAGCTGGCATGGGTGAGAAGGAAACTCCATTCCAAAAATATGAACGTCttcagtatgaaatgaaagaaCTGCTGGAAGAAATATCACAAATTCAGGAATCACTGAAGGATGCCCCAGAGCAGCAGCAGCCATATTCCCAGTTAGCAGGTCGTATGGAGCATGTCTGCTCTCAAATGGCTGAAGTTCATTTGGAGGAGGCTCTTGGATCTCAGCTTGTATCAAATCTTTCTGACCCACATAATATGCAACATAAAAAGCTGCTTGCAAAACTAGAAGGCTTGTGTCAGACAAATGCAGATGCCACAAAAGTTAAAACAAACAAGGAAGATCAAAGTATTTCTGAAAACGACAGCAATGGATTGTTGTATCAACTTACCTATCAGCCTGAGCAGGCCCGCCTAGCCCACACTTCTCGTATTGCTGATCTGGATCAGCGGTTGCATCGTTTGGAAACAGTACTTGGCCCAGAACCAGTAAAAGCGGTGGGTCTTACAACACAAGACATCGGTGGGCACAGAGATGCTCCTAATGGTCTGTTGGAAATAACTCAGCAGCTGAGTGCTCGTGTTGCACTTCTGGATAATTCTCGTCTTGATCTGGCTGAATCCCGGCTTGCAGCTCTCTCTGCCAAAATGGATGCACTAGCTGAAAAGGGGCAGACTGCAACTCAGTCTGCTGACAGGGATGCTAAGATTATGGAATTGTATGATTTGGTTAAGAAAAGTGGTGACATGTCTCAAATGCTACCACAAATTGTTGACCGCATGTTAGCTCTGGAAACGCTTCATCATCAAGCTGTTGATTTCAGCAAGTCATTAGGTCAGTTAGAACTAATACAGCAGCAGATAACAACAACACTGCAAAATAATGAAGACCTAATAAAGCAAGTTCAGCAGACCTTTAGCCAGAATTTGGAATCTATCAAGAAGAATCTAGGTAACTTAGATGCGAGAGTGGATgctttaaaaaagaaatga